In the Candidatus Bathyarchaeia archaeon genome, AACGAAGGAGTAGGTTTGGATAGTCCAGGGAGGGTCGTGTGCTTGTGCTGCTGGAAGAGAAAGCAGGGGTAATGCGAGGGTTAGTAGAAGTATTAATGAAAAAACCGTGATTTTGGTTTTATTTAATAGAACTTTCACTCTTACTCACCATGCTCTTGTTAGAATTCTGGAAGGTGCATAAATCAAAATGAATGTATAAGAGTTTGTTGGCAGCGATGTACAATTACAAGCTCAAGTCTTCAAATTTAAAACAAAAAAAACACGTTCAAAAGGCGTAAAGCGATACAAATAAACGTGAGCCCGCCAATAAAATGGTCACCAACCCAAAAAAAGCACAAAAACAGCCCAAAATTAACCGTTTACCCCGCTAACAAACTGGAAAAACAAGTAAAGTTAAAATGATTGGTCGATAGGTTTTTATGTGCGGGTTAAATCTCTAAGTTGTCCTAAACCTGTCAAAAGGGCAGAAAATCAGGATTGAAGTTGAATGGTTAGAAAAGCACGAATCCGGCTAACGAGCACCGATTACGAGAAACTGGAAGTAGTATGTGAAGAACTCAGAAGCATAGCCCAAAAAACAGGAGTCAAAATCAATGGTCCCGTTCCGTTGCCCACTAAACGCCTGCGCGTACCCGTATTAAAGGCGCCATCAGGCTCAGGCACAGCCACATGGGACAGGTGGGAAATGCGCATTCATAAACGCTTAATTGATATTGACAGCGAAGAACGCGTCATGAGGCGAATCATGCGTATCCGCGTTCCTGAAGAAGTTCACGTCACAATTGAGCTTATTTAGCTCAACTTTTTTAAGTAAAAATTTTTGTAGATTAGATTAAGGGTAGATTAGGTACCCTACAACTGCTAGTACTGCGCTTGCAGTGAAACCCACAGCCCAGACAGTTTTGTTCCAACTGTAGATTTTATAGCCATCCAGAATCCCAAAAGGTACCAAGTTGAAGATAGCTATGAAACCGTTCAGGAAAGCACCGATTGCAAAGATCCAACTGTAGGGGCTTGGTATGAAATAGGCGGATAGGAATATTGTGGAGAGGATTATGTTTGTGGTTGGCCCTGCAATGGAGATTTTTCCGATGTCCTCAAGCCGCGCTGGTCCAGAAATCATAACTGCACCAGGCGAAATCAGCTTGAAAGGCGACAGAAGAGTCAACGCGGTTACCAACGCACCCCAAGTTGTTAACCGAAATTCAGCCCATAAACCACTTTTCTGTGCGACCACTTTGTGAGCTATTTCATGTGCGAAAAAGGAAAGGGTAAGAAGAGCGGCTAAAGCGGAAAGCTCTAACGCGATGATACTGTTCCATTCCACGCCTAAGCCATAAGAAAAACCCACAGCACTCACCAGCAAAGCGCCGATGGCTAGGTGTTGAAGCTCTTTAGGGCTGAAGTAAACACGCCCGTTCACTTTGCGCGGTTGCCCAAAACTGACGGAGAACT is a window encoding:
- the rpsJ gene encoding 30S ribosomal protein S10, giving the protein MVRKARIRLTSTDYEKLEVVCEELRSIAQKTGVKINGPVPLPTKRLRVPVLKAPSGSGTATWDRWEMRIHKRLIDIDSEERVMRRIMRIRVPEEVHVTIELI
- a CDS encoding AN1-type zinc finger domain-containing protein; its protein translation is MNCQKCGQDVLMPFHCPYCGGQFCSQHRLPENHGCPRIGVAHNQRQETVADVFAPRKDSYQFSVSFGQPRKVNGRVYFSPKELQHLAIGALLVSAVGFSYGLGVEWNSIIALELSALAALLTLSFFAHEIAHKVVAQKSGLWAEFRLTTWGALVTALTLLSPFKLISPGAVMISGPARLEDIGKISIAGPTTNIILSTIFLSAYFIPSPYSWIFAIGAFLNGFIAIFNLVPFGILDGYKIYSWNKTVWAVGFTASAVLAVVGYLIYP